The DNA segment CCTCGGCCACCGGCTGGGCCGGGTCGACCGTGTACAACCGTCCGTTGATCAGCACATAGTCGGCCTGCCCCTGCGCCTGGCGGGTGCTTACAAGCATGGCGCCCATCGCCAGCAAGATGTAGGCATACTTCATCAGGATCCTGCTTTTGGCTTGCGTTCTACCCAGAGCGTTACCGGCCCATCATTTACCAGACGTACCCGCATCATAGCCCCGAAGATACCGGTCGGCACAGGCCTGCCCAGCGCTTTTGCCAGTTGCTCCACAAAGTACCGGTAAAGCGGCTCCGCCTTTTCAGGCGGGGCCGACTCGGTAAACGACGGTCGATGTCCGCGCGAGGCATCCCCATAGAGCGTAAACTGGGACACGACCAGCGCCTCTCCCTGCACATCACGCAGCGAACGGTTCATTCTTCCGCTTTCATCCGAAAAGATACGCAGGTTGGCGCACTTGCGGGCCAACCAGTCGGCTTCTGCCCGAGTATCGTGCCGGTGCACGCCCAGCAGAATGAGCAACCCCGGTCCAATAGCACCGGTGATCTGGCCGTTCACTTCCACAGATGCTTCGGAGACGCGCTGCACGAGAGCAACCATCTTCACCTGGACTGTTCCTTCAACCATTGGTGCAGAAAGCTAACAAATGCCCGCAACGCCTGCCCTCGATGACTGAGGCGGTTTTTCTCTTCCATGGACATTTCAGCAAATGTTTGCGTATGCCCCTCCGGCACGAACAGGGGATCGTACCCGAATCCGCCACAGCCGCGCGCCTCTTCTACAATCCAACCTGGACAGACCCCCTCAAACAGGTAGAACGTACGGGCGTCTGGCGCAAAAGCCAGCACCGTTCGGAAGCGGGCGCGGCGGTTTTTCATGCCCTGCAGCCGCTGCAGCAGCAACGCCCGATTGTCGGCATCGGTCGCTTTCGGACCGGCAAAACGCGCAGAGTGCACCCCCGGCGCCCCTCCCAGCGCTTCTACCTCCAGACCGGTGTCGTCGGCCAGCGTTGGCAATCCCGTAAACGCCTGCAACGCCCGGGCTTTTCGGATCGCATTACCCTCCAACGTGGCCGCATCTTCAATCACTTCTGGAGCGCCCGGAAACTCTGCAGCGGCGCGCAGCGTGATCGGAAGATCCGCCAGAAGCTTCCGCAATTCAGCCAGCTTGCCTGGATTGCGCGTGGCCAGCACGAGCGTAATAGCGGGTCGAGATTTTTCCATGAATGGTCGAACAACCTGCCATTTAACAGAGGTTTCATGGGGATCAGGTCGAAACCTCCGAACGCTTTGCTTGTTGCAGCACCTGCTGTTTACGAACGATGGCTTTTAATTTAACGAACGGAATCTCAAAACCAAACAAACGGAGGTACCTTGGCACGCCCAGGCGTTGGTATCAAAGTACGAGAGAACGAACCGATCGACCGCGTTCTGCGTCGCTTTAAACGCGCGGTCAACCGCAGCAAGGTATTGCGGGAGTATCGCCAGCATATGTTCTACATCAAGCCCTCAGAACGGCGGCGCATCGAGCGCCAGAAGGCGCTGCGCAATGCACGTCGGCATTCTCAGTCCTGACCCATTGGTAGAACGCACCACGGAGGCGACCTGCGCAGGGTAGGTCGCTTTTTTATTGGCGGTTACTGGTCTGTTCCTGTTCAGATAGTTTGCTGCGGTTTCCTTTGCTTCAGGCCAGCGCCTGCCGCAGAATCTCTGCAGGATGCCATGCCCGCCGGCCCGTTGTCTCCTGAATCTGCGCGCGGCAAGAGGTGCCTGGTGCGGCAATGAGCGTTTGATCGTCGGCGGCCCGCACGGCCGGAGCCAATCGTCGCTCTGCCATCTTCAGGGAAATATCCACGTGCTCTTTTTCGTATCCAAAGGCGCCGGCCATCCCACAGCAGCTCGTGTCGAGCACTTCGACCGTATAGCCAGGCGGCAGCGACAATACCTGCGCCGCCGCTTCTGTCCCAACCAGCGCTTTCTGGTGGCAGTGCACGTGCAGCAGCACGTTTCGAGCGGCATCGGTCCAGCGCACGCGGTCAAGCCTCCCTTCGTCGGCCAGCCGTGCGACATATTCCTCAAAGGTAAGCACGCCGCGCGCCAGGGCACGTGCTCGCGGATCGCCGGGTAGCAGGCTGAGCAGCTCATCCCGAAACGTCAAAATGCAGCTCGGTTCGAGCCCGACAATGGGCCATCCCTGCTCTACATAGGGATACAACCGTTCCAACGCGTCGAGCACCTGCTGCTGCGCTTCGCTGATCAACCCTTTAGAGATCAGCGGACGTCCGCAGCAGGCCTTTTCGTCGGGCACCACTACCTGGAGTCCCAGATGCCAGAAGAACTCGGTGGCAGCCTGCGCGACCTCAGGGTGATGATAGTTGTTAAAGGTATCCACAAAAAGAACCACAGTGGGTCCCTCAAGCGCACGTTGCTGCTTCCGAAACCATTGCGTGAAAGGCTCTGCCGCAAAGAGCGGAAGCTGTCGCCGGGCACTGATGCCCAGCAAGCGATCCATCCCCCAGCGCACCAGCGGATTGCGCAGGCTCAGGTTGGCCAGTCGCGCCTTCCATCCGCCCCCGATCCAGCGGGCCAGTCGAGGCTGGTGAGCAAACAGCCGCGCGCGCAGCGGCATCCCATTGGCTTCCCAGTACTTGGCCAGCCATTCCGTTTTCATCTTGGCCATGTCTACATTGGACGGGCATTCAGTCTTGCAGGCCTTGCATTGCACGCACAGTTCCATCACCTCATAGAGCGCCGGACCGGTCAACTCCTCAATCGGCAGGGCTCCCGACATGACCGACCGCAGCGCGTTGGCGCGTCCGCGCGTTGTATGCCGCTCATCGCGCGTGGCCATATAGCTCGGACACATCGCGCCGCTTTCCAGCTTGCGGCAGGCACCGTTACCGTTGCACTGTTCAACCGCCCGTGCAAAGCCCCCTTCTACCGACCAATCCAACTCTTCGATCAGCTCAATGGTATGGTAGGTAGGTCCCATGCGCAGGTTTTCCGTTAGCGGCGGCGTGTCAATAATTCTGCCCGGATTAAGCAGACCATTTGGATCAAAGATGCGCTTGAGCTGGCGGTAGACTTCGTAGAGCTCGGATCCCAGAAATGCCCGGTTGAGCGCCCCCCGCACAATCCCGTCGCCATGTTCGGACGACAGCACACCTCCGTATTTTTTGACCAGCTCCATAGAGCCCGTAGCAATCTCGCGCATCTTCTCCACCTCCCGCGCGTCCTTCGTATTGATAAAGGGGCGAATGTGCAAGCAGCCGGCCGAAGCATGCGCGTAGAAGACGGCTCGGGTGTTTGTCTGCTGCAGCAGTTGCTCCAGATCGGCTACGTAGTCCGCCAGATGTTCAACCGGTACTGCGGCGTCTTCGATGAGGGGGATGGGCTTGTAGTCGCCCTTGACCCCCATAACCAGCCCCACGCCTTCACTGCGAACACTCCAGACATTCCGAATATGCGCCGGCTGAAGCGCTCGCACCACGGCATACCCCTGACCGGCTCGCCGCAATGTGGCTTCCAGCACGTCCAGTCGATGACGCAGCTCTGCGTCATCTTCTCCGAAGTACTCGGTGATCAGCACCGCACCTGGATCTCCCTGAATAAAGGTGGCCAGGCGGGGGGCATAGCCTGGCGCTTGACGCGTTGCCTCGATAGCTACGCCGTCAAAGAGTTCAACAGCCGACGGTCGGGTCTCCAGGATGGTCGTTACCGCCCGGAGCGCTTCATCGCGCGTATGGAAGTGCACCACGCCCAGCGCCGTCCGCTTAGGACGGGGCACCAGATTTACGGTCAGCTCTGTGACAACAGCCAGCGTGCCTTCACTGCCGCAGAGGAGTTGCGCCAGATTGCGTTCTGGAGCATCCAACAGATATTCAAGCCGATAGCCGCTGTTGCGCCGCCAGTGGCGGGGCGTCTCGCGCGCAATGACTGCCTCTTTTT comes from the Rhodothermus profundi genome and includes:
- the rdgB gene encoding RdgB/HAM1 family non-canonical purine NTP pyrophosphatase, producing the protein MEKSRPAITLVLATRNPGKLAELRKLLADLPITLRAAAEFPGAPEVIEDAATLEGNAIRKARALQAFTGLPTLADDTGLEVEALGGAPGVHSARFAGPKATDADNRALLLQRLQGMKNRRARFRTVLAFAPDARTFYLFEGVCPGWIVEEARGCGGFGYDPLFVPEGHTQTFAEMSMEEKNRLSHRGQALRAFVSFLHQWLKEQSR
- a CDS encoding FAD-binding and (Fe-S)-binding domain-containing protein translates to METLVRPTRPILSTERLEEFAARLRPHLRGALCMDPMTRALYATDASIYRMEPVGVLLPAHVDDVQAALEMAQAFGIPVLPRGGGSSLAGQAVNEALVIDFTPHLHRVLEVNPEERWVRVEPGCPLEQLNVVLKPYGLMVGPDPASGSRATLGGMLANNATGAHSILYGNMIRHVRSAQVLLADGTPVRFEALTPEAWAERMRRDGSEGRLYRELDALLREKEAVIARETPRHWRRNSGYRLEYLLDAPERNLAQLLCGSEGTLAVVTELTVNLVPRPKRTALGVVHFHTRDEALRAVTTILETRPSAVELFDGVAIEATRQAPGYAPRLATFIQGDPGAVLITEYFGEDDAELRHRLDVLEATLRRAGQGYAVVRALQPAHIRNVWSVRSEGVGLVMGVKGDYKPIPLIEDAAVPVEHLADYVADLEQLLQQTNTRAVFYAHASAGCLHIRPFINTKDAREVEKMREIATGSMELVKKYGGVLSSEHGDGIVRGALNRAFLGSELYEVYRQLKRIFDPNGLLNPGRIIDTPPLTENLRMGPTYHTIELIEELDWSVEGGFARAVEQCNGNGACRKLESGAMCPSYMATRDERHTTRGRANALRSVMSGALPIEELTGPALYEVMELCVQCKACKTECPSNVDMAKMKTEWLAKYWEANGMPLRARLFAHQPRLARWIGGGWKARLANLSLRNPLVRWGMDRLLGISARRQLPLFAAEPFTQWFRKQQRALEGPTVVLFVDTFNNYHHPEVAQAATEFFWHLGLQVVVPDEKACCGRPLISKGLISEAQQQVLDALERLYPYVEQGWPIVGLEPSCILTFRDELLSLLPGDPRARALARGVLTFEEYVARLADEGRLDRVRWTDAARNVLLHVHCHQKALVGTEAAAQVLSLPPGYTVEVLDTSCCGMAGAFGYEKEHVDISLKMAERRLAPAVRAADDQTLIAAPGTSCRAQIQETTGRRAWHPAEILRQALA
- the rpsU gene encoding 30S ribosomal protein S21, whose protein sequence is MARPGVGIKVRENEPIDRVLRRFKRAVNRSKVLREYRQHMFYIKPSERRRIERQKALRNARRHSQS
- the dtd gene encoding D-aminoacyl-tRNA deacylase, encoding MVALVQRVSEASVEVNGQITGAIGPGLLILLGVHRHDTRAEADWLARKCANLRIFSDESGRMNRSLRDVQGEALVVSQFTLYGDASRGHRPSFTESAPPEKAEPLYRYFVEQLAKALGRPVPTGIFGAMMRVRLVNDGPVTLWVERKPKAGS